One part of the Quercus lobata isolate SW786 chromosome 7, ValleyOak3.0 Primary Assembly, whole genome shotgun sequence genome encodes these proteins:
- the LOC115951968 gene encoding geranylgeranyl pyrophosphate synthase, chloroplastic-like, giving the protein LISVSPISIAEPHLCLSNLHRRTQHLQPSTISRHPQQPPATQHHKAQPLHRRTQNLQPISSFSVSAVLTKQDTLREEEESESEPTFSFKGYVAQKANSVNQALEAYVSLKDPKKIHEAMRYSLLAGGKRVRPMLCIAACELVGGTESIAMPAACAVEMIHTMSLIHDDLPCMDNDDLHRGKPTNHKVFGEDVAVLAGDALLAFAFEHIAVSTVG; this is encoded by the coding sequence ctcatctctgtCTCTCCAATCTCCATTGCTGAACCTCATCTCTgtctctccaatctccatcGCCGAACCCAGCACCTGCAACCCAGCACCATATCACGCCATCCGCAACAGCCACCCGCAACCCAGCACCACAAAGCACAGCCACTCCATCGCCGAACCCAAAACCTGCAACCCATCTCATCTTTTTCAGTTTCTGCGGTGCTCACCAAGCAAGACACTCTCCGAGAAGAGGAAGAGTCTGAATCAGAACCCACTTTCAGTTTCAAAGGCTACGTTGCCCAGAAAGCCAATTCCGTCAACCAAGCCCTCGAAGCCTATGTTTCGCTTAAGGACCCAAAGAAGATTCACGAGGCTATGCGCTATTCTCTCCTCGCTGGTGGCAAGCGAGTCCGACCCATGCTTTGCATCGCGGCGTGTGAGCTCGTCGGAGGCACCGAGTCCATAGCCATGCCCGCCGCTTGCGCCGTCGAGATGATCCACACCATGTCTCTCATCCACGACGATCTTCCTTGCATGGACAACGATGATCTCCACCGTGGAAAGCCCACAAACCACAAAGTGTTCGGCGAGGACGTCGCGGTTCTCGCCGGCGATGCGCTTTTAGCCTTCGCTTTCGAGCACATAGCGGTTTCTACGGTGGGTTAA